Proteins from a genomic interval of Leishmania braziliensis MHOM/BR/75/M2904 complete genome, chromosome 24:
- a CDS encoding 3'a2rel-related protein, with amino-acid sequence MGAATHPVADGGLQRHRSFRCRALPVLQRVVLRVLLVLSAFLLTTWRTTPFCCRAHGAHCGLAPGGDASGTGKGLRALLPALPFRQPAALLRCAGFAVVVAATRADNDVSRLGTLFDFGDLAAVGVSASALSSMVGQHAGGSGSEAAKAPKTTGSSSSSSLELSSLSSESSPMESSSFSSAGGSAVVLVDDSVAIAAPPLSLAAPAPDNLGTRRSPTKRLALLGLIALAVPAIIIALIVWCICRRTRYRHRMKELRLNGTRCPGEVDDVDMGNAVMGGDWLSLDAVATGRTRIGANRSCFLISAPSTAAGICVDGIFDPIGQQAVEARQRKRARRVAVAAAEAAGSPTNRVGNSSSGGLADSFGDVSGAVESEMWSSDEEGRANVYSLSGGTGGDVGGAGGSAPIYATSLVLPGAGATGAGVSLGAGPSLHGGATASSAITVVPPLARNSQYFNDTARVLLGRYRAKNESGGQQMPPLALPDGGGAATQSLQPAAGTEVGSSNAVLSKSYSAFEQILSSTVAPLQVGREFHQRGDSADSVERPKGLAAPVPRDGDRAERHAENEDIEGEEEEHAFQDVEGLGNEYKDEEYEDDDDGSPQGHSSGSYVPGAQSATRPAPRRSLR; translated from the coding sequence ATGGGCGCTGCCACGCATCCCGTAGCGGACGgggggctgcagcgccaccgcagtTTTCGCTGCCGTGCTctgccggtgctgcagcgggtggtgctgcgtgtgctgctggtgttgaGCGCTTTCCTCCTGACGACGTGGAGGACGACACctttctgctgccgcgcacatGGCGCACACTGCGGCCTCGCCCCAGGCGGCGATGCTTCGGGGACGGGGAAGGGTCTCCGCGCGCTATTGCCCGCCTTGCCGTTTCGGCagcctgctgcgctgctgcgctgcgctggtTTCGCTGTTGTTGTGGCAGCCACGCGGGCTGACAACGATGTGAGCCGCCTGGGCACTTTGTTTGACTTTGGCGATCTGGCCGCCGTGGGTGTGAGCGCGTCTGCCTTGAGCTCTATGGTTGGCCAACACGCTGGCgggagcggcagcgaagcagcGAAGGCGCCAAAGACGACAGGCTCCTCCTCAAGTTCATCCTTAGAGCTGTCGTCGTTGTCCTCGGAGTCATCGCCGATGGAGTCGTCGTCATTCTCCTCGGCCGGCGGGAGCGCTGTTGTCTTGGTCGATGACAGCGTCGCGatagcagcaccgcctctctcgttGGCAGCTCCCGCTCCAGACAACCTCGGCACGCGCCGCTCACCTACCAAgcgcctcgctctcctcggCCTCATCGCCCTCGCGGTACCTGCTATTATCATCGCCCTTATAGTGTGGTGCATTTGCCGCCGCACGCGCTACAGGCACAGGatgaaggagctgcgcctTAACGGTACTCGTTGCCCCGGAGAAGTGGATGACGTGGACATGGGCAACGCCGTCATGGGCGGCGATTGGCTGAGCCTCGACGCTGTCGCGACAGGCAGAACTAGGATCGGCGCAAACCGCTCGTGCTTCTTAATTTCGGCGCCGTCGACGGCTGCGGGCATCTGCGTGGACGGCATCTTTGATCCGATCGGACAGCAGGCTGTagaggcgcggcagcgcaagcGTGCGCGGCGCGTAGCTGTGGCTGCCGCCGAAGCCGCCGGCAGCCCGACGAACCGTGTcgggaacagcagcagcggcggccttgCGGACTCGTTCGGTGATGTCTCCGGCGCTGTAGAGTCGGAGATGTGGTCCAGCGATGAAGAGGGCCGTGCCAATGTCTATTCACTGAGCGgaggcaccggcggcgacgTTGGCGGTGCGGGGGGTTCTGCCCCAATATATGCAACGTCCCTCGTTCTGCCGGGAGCTGGGGCCACGGGTGCCGGCGTTTCGTTGGGAGCTGGTCCGTCCCTGCACGGTGGTGCTACCGCCAGTTCCGCGATAACAGTCGTGCCACCACTGGCTCGCAACTCGCAGTACTTCAACGACacggcgcgtgtgctgctggGTCGCTACAGGGCAAAGAACGAGAGTGGTGGGCAGCAGATGCCGCCGTTAGCGTTACCAgacggcggtggagctgcgaCGCAGAGCCTACAACCAGCCGCGGGCACCGAGGTCGGCAGTAGCAACGCCGTGTTGAGCAAGTCCTACTCGGCCTTTGAGCAGATTCTCTCGTCCaccgtggcgccgctgcaggtaGGCCGTGAGTTCCACCAGCGCGGTGACAGCGCGGACAGCGTTGAGAGGCCGAAAGGTCTCGCGGCGCCTGTACCACGGGACGGGGACCGTGCTGAGCGGCACGCTGAGAACGAAGACATCGaaggtgaggaagaggagcacgcCTTCCAGGATGTCGAAGGGCTCGGTAACGAATACAAGGACGAGGAGTacgaggacgatgacgacgggTCGCCGCAaggccacagcagcggctcgtACGTCCCAGGCGCCCAGTCCGCCACACGCCCTGCACCGCGTCGGTCCCTTCGCTAA
- a CDS encoding hypothetical predicted transmembrane protein, whose translation MPTAISDTAQMAENPTILYLRGLGTSLTSTLRLLASVAAVSMRILLEYVLQVLPRCRRFAAARLNEAYAAKREIRQPPRSLRKTARCVTVLMRQWEVFTVPGITFVLLYVCITISLLRFYRFHNNPDNIQLWTYQETHFDLTAMGPSLVSPVHDPRSLSPYGPRSSRTLAYFCGRPTASSYDGYTGAPHAAYIHHDVERDRYVLRTFGRGGTRVDERRRSGVGRSTYEAFCAAPRRVQLGTPLAPSPWLDGEANWQLGDAGAAPRHAVNGAFSFAVQPLAVPHAAAAAVASNATASRSADADFTKADQGLRTHYRRYTRDELLQRHAHLDFIYSYVNGSDITRGYTKPFAKTWECWNMIASVQLLWGEMQRAADIGVDAPPLAEDTFSRRIAVLLFVSSSSPCALSQLLADVGSGKDAVQRVEASLWWAATHPSQPHIEGAPPPPKMALTNMELLRALGADLESVKPDDIDVDCDELRHGMRGLLLHTRSWHRGRMTVVTPYGNVPLWLNQSRNFFMRSLYAAATAPTARAEAASGAADGGDASVLGTAEARFVREAHTGKLHYTRIHIVDQRALMPPAPLTTVNSYTVESFVYRLRNASSIFIYMNDDYLVMKDVDITDLVNVYGGPVLRISQSAKTLKDELCTAGFQRGIPQNTKPR comes from the coding sequence ATGCCAACGGCAATCTCCGATACTGCGCAAATGGCGGAGAACCCCACCATTCTCTACCTGCGAGGCCTCGGCACGTCGCTCACCTCTACATTGCGACTTCTAGCgtccgtcgccgccgtctcgATGCGCATACTGCTCGAGTACGTCCTGCAAGTCCTCCCGAGATGCCGCCGGTTTGCCGCCGCCCGTCTCAACGAGGCCTACGCGGCGAAACGAGAGATAAGGCAGCCACCCCGTAGCCTCAGAAAAACAGCTCGGTGTGTCACCGTGCTGATGCGCCAGTGGGAGGTCTTTACGGTTCCCGGCATCACCTTTGTGCTGCTATACGTGTGCATCACTATAAGTCTCTTGCGTTTCTACCGCTTCCACAACAACCCTGATAATATTCAGCTGTGGACCTACCAAGAGACGCACTTTGACCTCACAGCGATGGGTCCCTCACTCGTCTCCCCTGTGCATGACCCGCGCTCTTTGAGTCCGTACGGCCCGCGGTCGAGCCGCACGCTTGCGTACTTCTGCGGCAGACCCACGGCGAGCAGCTACGACGGCTACACCGGCGCGCCGCACGCGGCGTACATCCACCACGACGTGGAGCGCGACCGCTACGTGCTGCGCACCTTCGGCCGCGGTGGCACGCGCGTGGACgagcggcgacgcagcggtgTGGGCCGCAGCACCTACGAGGCCTtctgcgccgcgccgcgccgcgtgCAGCTTGGCACGCCACTGGCGCCGTCACCGTGGCTCGACGGCGAGGCCAACTGGCAGCTGGgcgacgccggcgcagcgccgcggcacgCCGTCAACGGCGCCTTCAGCTTTGCTGTGCAGCCCCTCGCCGTGCCGCACGCAGCGGCCGCGGCAGTAGCCAGCAATGCCACcgccagccgcagcgccgacgcgGACTTCACCAAGGCGGACCAGGGCCTGCGCACACACTACCGCCGCTACACGCgtgacgagctgctgcagcgccacgcgcACCTCGACTTCATCTACTCCTACGTCAACGGCAGCGACATCACGCGCGGCTACACGAAGCCGTTTGCGAAGACGTGGGAGTGCTGGAACATGATCGCatcggtgcagctgctgtggggcGAGATGCAGCGTGCGGCCGACATTGGCGTcgacgcaccgccgctggccGAGGACACCttcagccgccgcatcgcggTGTTGCTGTTTGTGTCGTCGTCGAGCCCGTGCGCCttgtcgcagctgctggccgACGTGGGCTCCGGCAAGgacgcggtgcagcgcgtggaggcgtcgctCTGGTGGGCCGCCACGCACCCCAGCCAGCCCCACATCGAgggcgcgccgccgccgccgaagaTGGCGCTGACGAAcatggagctgctgcgcgccctGGGTGCGGACCTGGAGAGCGTGAAGCCGGACGACATCGACGTGGACTGCGACGAGCTGCGCCACGGCATGCGcgggctgctgctccacacGCGCAGCTGGCACCGCGGTCGCATGACCGTCGTGACGCCGTACGGCAACGTGCCGCTGTGGCTGAACCAGAGCCGGAACTTCTTCATGCGCTCCCTCTAtgccgctgctactgcgCCCACGGCGCGCGCTGAGGCGGCGAGTGGTGCcgctgacggcggcgatgcgagCGTGCTGGGCACGGCGGAGGCGCGCTTCGTGAGGGAGGCCCACACCGGCAAGCTGCACTACACGCGCATCCACATCGTGGACCAGCGCGCGTTGATGCCGCCCGCGCCGCTGACGACCGTGAACAGCTACACTGTCGAGTCCTTCGTGTACCGACTGCGCaacgcctcctccatcttcATCTACATGAACGATGACTACCTCGTCATGAAGGACGTCGACATCACCGACTTGGTGAACGTCTATGGAGGGCCGGTCCTGCGAATTTCACAGTCTGCCAAGACACTAAAGGATGAACTGTGCACAGCTGGTTTTCAGCGTGGAATCCCGCAAAACACGAAGCCGCGT
- a CDS encoding hypothetical predicted transmembrane protein has translation MTVVTVKYLYANYPTQCNLLILLGSIALLLWARWQRWDQRLRMVARSRMREARPVLQAFRRRPLNWRWIAGEIMIMLANARPLSVTTFSTLLVVHCVLLGIERHFSYRNAPDNIQLWTYQETHFDLATMGPSLVSPVHDPRSLSPHGPRSSRTLAHFCGRPTASSYDGYTGAPHAAYIHHDVERDRYVVRTFGRGGTRVDERRRSGVGRSTYEAFCAAPRRVQLGTPLAPSPWLDGEANWQLGDAGAAPRHAVNGAFRFAVQPLAVPHAAAAAVASNATASRSADADFTKADQGLRTHYRRYTRDELLQRHAHLDFIYSYVNGSDITRGYTKPFAKTWECWNMIASVQLLWGEMQRAADIGADAPPLAEDVFSRHITELLFVSSSSPCALSQLLADVGAGKDAMKRVEASLWWAATHPSQPHLKGAPPPPEMALTNMELLHALGADLESVKPDDIDADCDELRHGMRGLLLHTRSWHRGRMTVVTPYGNVPLWLNQSRNFFMRSLYAAATAPTARAEAASGAADGGDASVLGTAEARFVREAHTGKLHYTRIHIVDQRALMPPAPLTTVNSYVVEPFVYRLRNASSVFIYMNDDYLVMKDVDITDFVNEFGGPLLRIRKSDSMEYYEANRDYFRRGLVFNTMLMHRDLDRTPADLEELVQPATAAATLTSMEGEAVVVQRGVVRASWAAFAAAVDARSSVATPGGSAQSTSTACARSSSAAVCAWADCAWGAAAGAVARGACAMPRVSAKGEPAWAADAAGTFALVPAPPTKPGSGEWTWTGHVQMPALVHWGRRVLDRVTADLIAPRYYLETETIALTKVEHEPTVLQMNSSSITEHLTGLRNAFASLQGDTQDAPKTKTTATYLLRMLMHTISTYEFPTHRIFKTQPRLRKYRMRLDSHAPYAQCRNMWGYIHKRYAPDLNLNMLMMRTRTTMDLLPPSTHTAHMLRHPWAASSQYLPYLIAKQAWRMQRGAGLSPLGNDAPVFPAVDVALDNEDGCAPATYITEAEKSARYHEFRDDVSWNAKTMKRIRSYRDKKPFTNINSKFSSNEVGVTLRNFLEELFPTPMLLEQQWHAVKRRKRVTTLRVSSSVEEQNGAPNLQFMHLNVNFERLMHLPLILVSNDEEGFCPLLRSLRHVLPDFSGQRVVQVLVPPADGVSLRAARADRRHPYREFLPVARCSLSADRLRRVTLPADSSVADVVVAGLRLAREGVAAGLWEAPALVELRGRRAVQALVLDARTLRAGARGFTELSHALGVPAELLAYEDFAVRLLDAAAQSLVRSPTPAEAATVAAAVPIEEASWRNGAATADDFAASVLVLSEAEADSRHTHWAYGASEHDLLSAMPLPYGKVEDMEAAVQWVF, from the coding sequence ATGACAGTAGTCACCGTAAAATATTTATACGCCAATTACCCGACCCAGTGCAACTTACTCATTCTCCTTGGCAGCATCGCTCTTCTCCTATGGGCTCGCTGGCAGAGATGGGATCAACGGCTCCGTATGGTGGCGCGATCGCGAATGAGAGAAGCGCGACCTGTTCTGCAGGCATTCCGTAGACGCCCCCTCAATTGGCGGTGGATAGCCGGGGAGATCATGATTATGTTAGCCAACGCCAGGCCGCTCAGCGTAACAACCTTCAGTACTCTCCTTGTAGTACATTGCGTGTTACTGGGTATCGAGCGGCATTTTAGCTACCGTAATGCTCCTGATAATATTCAGCTGTGGACCTACCAAGAGACGCACTTTGACCTCGCAACGATGGGGCCCTCACTCGTCTCCCCTGTGCACGACCCGCGCTCCTTGAGCCCGCACGGCCCGCGGTCGAGCCGCACGCTTGCGCACTTCTGCGGCAGACCCACGGCAAGCAGCTACGACGGCTACACCGGCGCGCCGCACGCGGCGTACATCCACCACGACGTGGAGCGCGACCGCTACGTGGTGCGCACCTTCGGCCGCGGTGGCACGCGCGTGGACgagcggcgacgcagcggtgTGGGCCGCAGCACCTACGAGGCCTtctgcgccgcgccgcgccgcgtgCAGCTTGGCACGCCactggcgccgtcgccgtggcTCGACGGCGAGGCCAACTGGCAGCTGGgcgacgccggcgcagcgccgcggcacgCCGTCAACGGCGCCTTCCGCTTTGCTGTGCAGCCCCTCGCCGTGCCGCACGCAGCGGCCGCGGCAGTAGCCAGCAATGCCACcgccagccgcagcgccgacgcgGACTTCACCAAGGCGGACCAGGGCCTGCGCACGCACTACCGCCGCTACACGCgtgacgagctgctgcagcgccacgcgcACCTCGACTTCATCTACTCCTACGTCAACGGCAGCGACATCACGCGCGGCTACACGAAGCCGTTTGCGAAGACGTGGGAGTGCTGGAACATGATCGCatcggtgcagctgctgtggggcGAGATGCAGCGTGCGGCCGACATTGGCGCcgacgcaccgccgctggccGAGGACGTCTTCAGCCGCCACATCACGGAGCTGCTGTTTGTGTCGTCGTCGAGCCCGTGCGCCttgtcgcagctgctggccgACGTGGGCGCCGGCAAGGACGCGATGAAGcgcgtggaggcgtcgctCTGGTGGGCCGCCACGCACCCCAGCCAGCCCCACCTCAAgggcgcgccgccgccgccggagATGGCGCTGACGAAcatggagctgctgcatgccCTGGGTGCGGACCTGGAAAGCGTGAAGCCGGACGACATCGACGCGGACTGCGACGAGCTGCGCCACGGCATGCGcgggctgctgctccacacGCGCAGCTGGCACCGCGGTCGCATGACCGTCGTGACGCCGTACGGCAACGTGCCGCTGTGGCTGAACCAGAGCCGGAACTTCTTCATGCGCTCCCTCTatgccgctgccacggcgcCCACGGCGCGCGCTGAGGCGGCGAGTGGTGCcgctgacggcggcgatgcgagCGTGCTGGGCACGGCGGAGGCGCGCTTCGTGAGGGAGGCCCACACCGGCAAGCTGCACTACACGCGCATCCACATCGTGGACCAGCGCGCGCTGATGCCGCCCGCGCCGCTGACGACCGTGAACAGCTACGTTGTCGAGCCCTTCGTGTACCGCCTGCGCAACGCCTCCTCCGTCTTCATCTACATGAACGATGACTACCTCGTCATGAAGGACGTCGACATCACCGACTTCGTGAACGAGTTTGGcgggccgctgctgcgtatACGTAAGTCGGACTCCATGGAGTACTACGAGGCTAATCGCGACTACTTCCGCCGGGGTCTTGTGTTCAACACCATGCTCATGCACCGCGATCTGGACCGGACACCCGCGGACCTGGAGGAGCTCGTGCAGCCGgctactgccgccgccaccctGACGTCGATGGAGGGCGAGGCAgtcgtggtgcagcgcggcgtcgTGCGCGCGTCGTGGGCCGccttcgccgctgccgtggacgcgcgcagcagcgtggcgacGCCGGGGGGCAGCGCGCAGTCCACGAGCACGGCgtgcgcgaggagcagcagtgctgcggtgtgcgcgtgggcgGATTGCGCGTGGGGGGCCGCTGCGGGCGCGGTGGCgcgcggtgcgtgtgcgatgCCGCGCGTGTCGGCGAAGGGTGAGCCGGCGTGGGCCGCGGATGCAGCGGGCACCTTTGCGCTGGTGCCTGCGCCACCTACGAAGCCGGGCAGCGGCGAGTGGACGTGGACGGGCCATGTGCAGATGCCGGCGCTCGTGCACTGGGGCCGCCGCGTGCTCGACCGCGTCACGGCAGACCTCATCGCACCGCGCTACTACCTCGAGACGGAGACAATCGCGTTGACTAAGGTGGAACACGAGCCGACCGTGCTGCAAATGAACTCGTCCAGTATCACAGAGCACTTGACGGGCTTGCGAAACgccttcgcttctctgcaGGGAGACACTCAGGACGCCCCTAAGACAAAGACAACAGCGACGTATCTGCTGAGGATGCTCATGCACACGATTTCAACGTACGAGTTCCCTACGCACCGTATCTTCAAGACACAGCCGCGCCTGCGCAAGTACCGCATGCGGCTCGACAGCCACGCCCCCTACGCACAGTGCCGCAACATGTGGGGCTACATCCACAAGCGCTATGCACCTGACCTCAATCTGAACATGCTCATGATGCGCACCCGCACCACGATGGACCTATTGCCACCGTCGACGCACACGGCTCACATGCTGCGGCATCCGTGGGCCGCGTCGAGCCAGTACCTGCCGTACCTGATTGCGAAGCAGGCGTGGCGCATGCAGCGCGGTGCCGGCCTGTCACCACTGGGCAACGACGCGCCGGTGTTCCCGGCGGTGGACGTGGCGCTGGACAACGAGGACGGCTGCGCGCCGGCCACTTACATTACGGAAGCCGAGAAATCCGCGCGCTACCACGAGTTCCGTGACGACGTGAGCTGGAATGCAAAAACTATGAAAAGGATTCGGAGCTACCGTGACAAAAAGCCGTTCACTAATATCAACTCGAAGTTCTCGAGCAACGAGGTCGGCGTCACGCTCCGCAACTTCCTGGAGGAGCTGTTCCCCACTCcgatgctgctggagcaACAGTGGCACGCAGTCAAGCGGAGGAAGCGCGTGACAACGCTGCGAGTGTCGTCGAGCGTCGAGGAGCAGAACGGCGCGCCTAACCTGCAGTTTATGCACCTAAACGTGAACTTCGAGCGCCTGATGCACCTGCCGCTGATCCTCGTGAGCAACGACGAGGAGGGCTTctgcccgctgctgcgcagcctgCGACACGTGCTGCCGGACTTCAGCGGACAGCGTgtggtgcaggtgctggTGCCGCCGGCGGACGGCGTGTCGCTgcgcgccgcgcgcgcggaCCGGCGACACCCCTACCGCGAGTTCctgccggtggcgcgctgcagccTGTCGGCCGACCGACTGCGCCGCGTGACGCTGCCGGCAGACAGCAGCGTGGCggacgtggtggtggcggggctgcggctggcgcgcgagggggtggcggcggggcTGTGGGAGGCGCCGGCGCTAGTGGAGCTGCGCGGGCGGCGCGCGgtgcaggcgctggtgctCGACGCACGGACACTGCGCGCCGGTGCACGCGGCTTCACGGAGCTGTCGCACGCGCTGGGCGTGCCAGCCGAGCTGCTGGCGTATGAGGACTTCGCGGTGCGCCTGctggacgccgccgcgcagtcGCTGGTGCGCTCACCCACGCCAGCCGAGGCGGCCACggtcgccgcggcggtgccgatCGAGGAGGCCAGCTGGCGTAATGGGGCCGCCACTGCGGACGACTTTGCTGCGAGTGTGCTGGTGCTGtcggaggcagaggcggacTCCCGTCACACGCACTGGGCCTACGGTGCCTCCGAGCACGACCTTCTGAgcgcgatgccgctgccgtaTGGCAAGGTGGAGGATATGgaagcggcggtgcagtggGTCTTCTGA